The following proteins are encoded in a genomic region of Oryza brachyantha chromosome 11, ObraRS2, whole genome shotgun sequence:
- the LOC102718118 gene encoding pentatricopeptide repeat-containing protein At4g18975, chloroplastic isoform X2: MASRLLRCSDSTLGLFRSFTHARDYSTQLSALIPIGSQDSKLTRIPSSHIELIAGWCSNHTTRNLSAHASNRVFNDRGYQQGELKPSLVKDDDVIIKRIQNSTEELKQGPVGKNLSSTEKRKFLVNTLLDLEDSKEVVYSTLNAWVAFEQEFPLVSIKQALVVLEKEEQWHRIVQVIKWMLSKGQGKTIRTYEQLVCALEKDNRAEEAYRIWEDKIAHDLQSVPWRFCRLMLGIYYRNNRLDRLVKLFKNLEACGRKPPSKDIVRKVEDAYEMLGLIEEKKELLEKYKELYNKPPSNGRKKGRRAVQKS, encoded by the exons ATGGcctcccgcctcctccgctgcTCTGACTCC ACTTTAGGCCTATTCAGGAGTTTTACACATGCCAGGGACTACAGCACTCAACTTTCAG CTCTTATTCCAATTGGTTCCCAGGACTCAAAGCTGACAAG AATCCCGAGTTCACACATTGAG CTCATCGCAGGTTGGTGTAGCAACCATACTACCAGAAATTTATCTGCACATGCAAGTAATAGAGTTTTCAATGATCGAGGGTATCAACAAGGGGAGTTGAAACCAAGTCTCGTGAAG GACGATGATGTAATCATCAAGCGCATACAAAATAGTACAGAGGAATTGAAACAAGGGCCAGTTGGAAAAAATCTATCAtcaacagaaaaaagaaaatttcttgTCAACACT CTGCTTGACCTCGAGGATTCAAAAGAAGTTGTTTACAGCACCCTCAATGCTTGGGTTGCCTTTGAGCAGGAGTTTCCTCTGGTCTCGATAAAGCAAGCACTGGTAGTTCTTGAAAAGGAGGAACAGTGGCACAGAATTGTCCAG GTGATAAAATGGATGTTGAGCAAAGGACAAGGGAAAACTATCAGAACATATGAGCAATTAGTGTGTGCGCTTGAGAAGGACAATAGAGCTGAGGAAGCTTACAGAATCTGGGAAGACAAAATAGCACATGATCTGCAATCAGTTCCATGGCGCTTTTGCCGTCTTATGTTGGGTATTTACTACAGAAATAATAGGCTAGATAGGCTTGTTAAG CTCTTCAAAAATCTTGAAGCATGTGGTCGGAAACCTCCAAGCAAAGATATTGTACGGAAAGTTGAAGATGCATATGAAATGCTTGGTCTAATAGAGGAGAAAAAGGAACTGCTTGAAAAATACAAGGAGTTGTACAACAAGCCACCGAGTAATGGTAGAAAGAAAGGCAGGCGAGCCGTCCAAAAAAGCTGA
- the LOC102718118 gene encoding pentatricopeptide repeat-containing protein At4g18975, chloroplastic isoform X1, with protein MCGGGGGKNLWCLGLGLGFQTLGLFRSFTHARDYSTQLSALIPIGSQDSKLTRIPSSHIELIAGWCSNHTTRNLSAHASNRVFNDRGYQQGELKPSLVKDDDVIIKRIQNSTEELKQGPVGKNLSSTEKRKFLVNTLLDLEDSKEVVYSTLNAWVAFEQEFPLVSIKQALVVLEKEEQWHRIVQVIKWMLSKGQGKTIRTYEQLVCALEKDNRAEEAYRIWEDKIAHDLQSVPWRFCRLMLGIYYRNNRLDRLVKLFKNLEACGRKPPSKDIVRKVEDAYEMLGLIEEKKELLEKYKELYNKPPSNGRKKGRRAVQKS; from the exons ATGTGTGGGGGTGGAGGAGGGAAGAATTTGTGGTGTCTCGGCTTAGGATTAGGGTTCCAG ACTTTAGGCCTATTCAGGAGTTTTACACATGCCAGGGACTACAGCACTCAACTTTCAG CTCTTATTCCAATTGGTTCCCAGGACTCAAAGCTGACAAG AATCCCGAGTTCACACATTGAG CTCATCGCAGGTTGGTGTAGCAACCATACTACCAGAAATTTATCTGCACATGCAAGTAATAGAGTTTTCAATGATCGAGGGTATCAACAAGGGGAGTTGAAACCAAGTCTCGTGAAG GACGATGATGTAATCATCAAGCGCATACAAAATAGTACAGAGGAATTGAAACAAGGGCCAGTTGGAAAAAATCTATCAtcaacagaaaaaagaaaatttcttgTCAACACT CTGCTTGACCTCGAGGATTCAAAAGAAGTTGTTTACAGCACCCTCAATGCTTGGGTTGCCTTTGAGCAGGAGTTTCCTCTGGTCTCGATAAAGCAAGCACTGGTAGTTCTTGAAAAGGAGGAACAGTGGCACAGAATTGTCCAG GTGATAAAATGGATGTTGAGCAAAGGACAAGGGAAAACTATCAGAACATATGAGCAATTAGTGTGTGCGCTTGAGAAGGACAATAGAGCTGAGGAAGCTTACAGAATCTGGGAAGACAAAATAGCACATGATCTGCAATCAGTTCCATGGCGCTTTTGCCGTCTTATGTTGGGTATTTACTACAGAAATAATAGGCTAGATAGGCTTGTTAAG CTCTTCAAAAATCTTGAAGCATGTGGTCGGAAACCTCCAAGCAAAGATATTGTACGGAAAGTTGAAGATGCATATGAAATGCTTGGTCTAATAGAGGAGAAAAAGGAACTGCTTGAAAAATACAAGGAGTTGTACAACAAGCCACCGAGTAATGGTAGAAAGAAAGGCAGGCGAGCCGTCCAAAAAAGCTGA
- the LOC102718400 gene encoding F-box protein At4g09920, whose protein sequence is MSPKRKSERTGHGHASEDDGIDVLPDALLQHILSFLTADEAVMTSVLSRRWRHLWRRTAVLRVADSGRWKHWEAFNKFVNHLVLSRGSNPLHRFELGIEPCREEYVIDDDNAYRYVMMWVMYALVCHVRELKITNLMETYVDMDAGVALVSRHLTTLELSGLRFDRCSLDFSSCPALQALCFTDSCCFVSVKKISSRSIQRLGFRCPRFSKHHRTRVHAPSIVTLNLDCFWGRTPFLEAMPSLVTGFVRPDEDCDDWCGNTYAVSCEDGSCEGCYGMADEIGDGSAKCVLLGGLSEARDLELIAGPEMRIFRSDLRWCPMFSKLKTLLLNDWCVATNFWALACILERSPVLEKLTLQVSKETKPIIGIEENHSALVKPPAISKHLKVVRVHCKEVDEGVCKILKFLTTLDVEVIIKRMDRSATLFSFEEGEGHLGSNLDEESST, encoded by the exons ATGTCTCCTAAGCGAAAGAGCGAGCGAACGGGGCACGGGCACGCCAGTGAAGACGACGGGATCGACGTCCTCCCGGACGCTCTCCTCCAGCACATCCTGTCCTTCCTGACGGCGGACGAGGCCGTGATGACCTCCGTCCTGtcccggcggtggcgccatCTCTGGCGACGCACGGCCGTCCTGCGCGTCGCCGATTCGGGAAGATGGAAGCACTGGGAGGCGTTCAACAAGTTCGTCAACCACCTCGTGCTCTCCCGCGGCAGCAACCCTCTGCACAGGTTCGAGCTGGGCATCGAGCCGTGCCGAGAGGAGTACGTgatcgacgacgacaacgCGTACCGCTACGTCATGATGTGGGTGATGTACGCCCTGGTGTGCCATGTCCGGGAGCTCAAGATCACCAACCTGATGGAGACGTACGTCGACATggacgccggcgtcgcgctCGTCTCGCGGCACCTGACGACGCTGGAGCTCTCCGGCCTGCGGTTCGACAGGTGCTCCCTCGACTTCTCGAGCTGCCCCGCGCTGCAAGCGCTGTGCTTCACCGACAGCTGCTGCTTCGTCTCCGTCAAGAAGATCAGCTCCCGGTCGATCCAGCGTCTTGGCTTCCGCTGTCCCCGGTTCAGCAAACACCACCGCACTCGCGTTCACGCCCCGAGCATCGTTACGCTCAATCTCGATTGCTTTTGGGGAAGAACTCCGTTCCTGGAAGCCATGCCGTCGTTGGTCACCGGATTTGTTCGGCCTGACGAGGATTGTGATGACTGGTGTGGTAATACTTACGCTGTCAGTTGTGAAGATGGAAGCTGTGAGGGTTGTTATGGTATGGCAGATGAGATTGGGGATGGTAGTGCCAAATGCGTGCTCCTGGGAGGTTTATCAGAAGCTAGGGATTTGGAGCTGATAGCTGGACCTGAAATG CGTATTTTCAGGAGTGATTTAAGATGGTGCCCTATGTTTAGCAAGTTGAAGACTTTGTTACTAAATGATTGGTGTGTTGCTACTAATTTCTGGGCACTGGCTTGTATTCTCGAACGCTCACCGGTTCTGGAGAAGCTCACTCTTCAAGTTTCCAAG GAAACTAAACCTATAATAGGCATAGAAGAAAATCACAGTGCATTAGTGAAACCACCCGCAATATCAAAACATCTTAAGGTAGTGAGAGTCCACTGTAAAGAAGTTGATGAGGgggtttgcaaaattttgaagttcttGACTACATTGGACGTTGAAGTTATTATCAAAAGGATGGACCGGTCGGCAACAC TCTTCAGTTtcgaggaaggagaaggacATCTGGGTTCAAACCTAGACGAAGAATCTTCTACTTGA
- the LOC102718686 gene encoding G-type lectin S-receptor-like serine/threonine-protein kinase At2g19130, with translation MPPHLYTHLALALILLISSPPCASAATTDTLAAGAGQALAAGDKLVSRNGKFALGFYKPALPAGSKLVGNVTSPGWYLAVWFNMIPVCTPVWVANRARPITDAEMKLAKLKLSQDGGGNSSLAVVVSNGTGSIVVWSAQADAATTTMNSTTTAVLLDSGNLVLRAPPNVSLWQSFDHPTDLAIPGMKFGWNKRTGVERRGTSKKNLIDPGPGAYSVQLNSRGIILSRDDPYMEYWTWSSVNLAYKMIPLLNSLLQMNAETRGFLTPYYVNNDEEEYFMYQSSNESSSSFVSVDMSGQLKLSIWSPSAQSWKEVYAQPPDACTPFATCGPFGVCNGNADPFCDCLESFSRRSPQDWELKDRSGGCVRNTPLDCPSGDRRSTDMFHAIARVALPANQQRQDNAATQSDCQEACLRNCSCNAYAYKDSTCFVWHSELLNVKLRDSIESLSEDTLFLRLAAKDMPVSSANSSRGKPAAVAAAAAAAAGVVGFGLLMLFLIRRNKSKCCGVPLHHSQSSSGIAAFRYTDLSHATKNFSEKLGSGGFGSVFKGVLSNSSTPVAVKRLDGLHQGEKQFRAEVSSLGLIQHINLVKLIGFCYEGDKRLLVYEHMVNGSLDAHLFHSNGAILDWRTRHQIAMGVARGLSYLHESCRECIIHCDIKPENILLDASFAPKIADFGMAAFVGRDFSRVLTTFRGTKGYLAPEWLSGVAITPKVDVYSFGMVLLEIVSGRRNLSEAQTSNNYHFDYFPVQAIGKLHEGDVQNLLDPRLHGDFNLEEAERVCKVACWCIQENEIDRPSMGEVLRVLEGLQDVDMAPMPRLLAAIAQRSHV, from the coding sequence ATGCCTCCTCACCTCTACACCcacctcgccctcgccctcatCCTCCTCATCTCCTCCCCGCCAtgcgcctccgccgcgacgACCGACACGCTGGCGGCGGGGGCCGGCcaggcgctcgccgccggcgacaagCTCGTCTCGAGGAACGGCAAGTTCGCGCTCGGCTTCTACAAGCCCGCGCTCCCCGCAGGTAGTAAGCTCGTCGGCAACGTCACCTCCCCCGGCTGGTACCTCGCCGTGTGGTTCAACATGATCCCGGTCTGCACCCCGGTGTGGGTCGCCAACAGGGCGAGGCCCATCACCGACGCGGAGATGAAGCTCGCGAAGCTGAAGCTCTCgcaagacggcggcggcaacagcagcctcgccgtcgtcgtcagcAACGGCACTGGATCCATCGTCGTCTGGTCTGCACAGGCCGACGCTGCCACAACCACCATGAacagcaccaccaccgcggTTCTCCTGGACAGCGGAAACCTCGTCCTGAGAGCCCCGCCCAACGTGTCGCTGTGGCAGAGCTTCGACCACCCGACGGACCTCGCCATCCCCGGCATGAAGTTCGGGTGGAACAAGCGCACCGGCGTCGAGCGCAGGGGCACCTCCAAGAAGAACCTCATCGACCCGGGCCCCGGCGCGTACTCCGTGCAGCTCAACTCCCGGGGCATCATCCTCTCCCGCGACGACCCCTACATGGAGTACTGGACGTGGTCGTCGGTGAACCTGGCGTACAAGATGATCCCGCTGCTCAACTCGCTGCTGCAGATGAACGCCGAGACGAGGGGCTTCCTGACGCCGTACTACGTCAACAACGACGAGGAGGAGTACTTCATGTACCAGTCGTCGAACGAGTCGTCGTCCTCGTTCGTCTCCGTGGACATGTCCGGCCAGCTCAAGCTGAGCATCTGGTCGCCGTCGGCCCAGTCGTGGAAGGAGGTGTACGCGCAGCCTCCCGACGCCTGCACGCCGTTCGCGACGTGCGGCCCCTTCGGCGTCTGCAACGGCAACGCCGACCCGTTCTGCGACTGCCTGGAGAGCTTCTCACGGAGGTCGCCTCAGGACTGGGAGCTCAAGGATCGATCCGGCGGCTGCGTCAGGAACACGCCGCTGGACTGCCCCTCCGGCGACCGGAGATCCACCGACATGTTCCACGCGATCGCGCGCGTCGCGCTGCCCGCGAACCAGCAgcggcaagacaacgctgccacgcagAGCGACTGTCAGGAGGCATGCCTCAGGAACTGCTCCTGCAACGCCTACGCCTACAAGGACAGCACGTGCTTCGTCTGGCACAGCGAGCTGCTCAACGTGAAGCTGCGTGACAGCATCGAGAGCCTCTCTGAAGACACCCTCTTCCTCCGTCTCGCTGCCAAGGACATGCCAGTTTCTTCAGCCAACAGCAGCAGAGGAAAGCCAGCTGCtgtagctgcagctgctgctgcagctgcaggcgTCGTTGGTTTTGGGTTGCTGATGCTGTTCTTGATTCGGAGGAACAAATCCAAGTGCTGTGGCGTGCCACTGCACCACAGCCAAAGCAGCAGTGGGATAGCGGCGTTCAGATACACCGATTTGAGCCATGCTACCAAGAACTTTTCAGAGAAGCTTGGGTCAGGTGGTTTCGGCTCCGTGTTCAAGGGGGTGCTAAGCAATTCCTCGACTCCTGTCGCAGTGAAAAGGCTGGACGGTTTGCATCAGGGAGAGAAGCAGTTCAGGGCCGAGGTGAGCTCACTGGGACTGATCCAGCACATAAACCTAGTCAAATTGATCGGATTCTGCTACGAGGGTGACAAGAGGCTGCTGGTGTACGAACACATGGTGAATGGCTCTCTGGATGCCCATCTTTTTCATAGCAATGGTGCCATCCTAGACTGGAGGACCAGGCATCAGATCGCCATGGGAGTCGCCAGAGGATTGTCCTACTTGCACGAGAGCTGCCGCGAGTGCATCATACACTGCGACATCAAGCCGGAAAACATACTTCTCGACGCGTCGTTTGCCCCCAAGATCGCAGACTTTGGGATGGCGGCGTTTGTCGGAAGGGATTTTAGCCGGGTCCTGACAACGTTCAGGGGAACCAAAGGGTACCTCGCACCGGAGTGGCTTAGCGGAGTCGCGATTACTCCAAAAGTTGATGTCTACAGCTTCGGCATGGTGTTGCTGGAAATCGTATCGGGAAGGAGGAACTTGTCCGAGGCACAGACCAGCAACAATTACCATTTTGATTACTTCCCCGTGCAAGCCATCGGCAAGCTCCATGAGGGTGATGTGCAGAATCTGCTGGATCCAAGATTGCACGGCGACTTCAACCTGGAGGAGGCTGAGAGGGTTTGCAAGGTCGCGTGCTGGTGCATCCAAGAAAACGAAATTGATCGGCCATCGATGGGCGAAGTGCTTCGCGTTCTAGAAGGTCTGCAGGATGTTGACATGGCCCCCATGCCAAGGCTGCTTGCAGCCATAGCTCAAAGGTCTCATGTGTAG
- the LOC102718963 gene encoding phosphatidylinositol 4-kinase beta 1-like, with protein MVRLLGLRSLSFGPEESPREITAAGGDAAAHPVGSSGWLVRFFDSAFFCEWIAVSYLYKHDHQGVRDYLCNRMYTLPLPGLEAYLFQVCYMLVHKPSPSLDRFVIDTCSKSLRIALKVHWLLAAELELEDTDDVDGIDRVQEQCQVAATVQGEWPPLVRPAPPSPIASPRGNPMLSRIRSSKQRLLSLASSPSLGLSPPAGVSNAAAAEDVGASGGKQPATPSSEDNKLLKRLSIGPKVRDAALFFRRSVEKDDDQDKEGFFKRLLRDSKDREEEDGDKEGFFKRLLSKEKEKENEEEEGDRDGFFHRLLKDSKDEDVELTPSSEGLLKRLFRDKEDRQGEDDEKEGFFRRIFKDKNEERRESLHGRHGDEERVGKSLEDDDKEGFFRKIFRDKNEERKDGGHSKQQDDKEKSVGNIEEDKRDGFFWQLFKEKNEEKKEGTTPNKKEDDYKGHRTMDDDNFFRRLFKDKNEEKKGASHDRNDDDKCEEGDKENFFRKLFKDKHERRSEVIDKNDDDGKGTSGIDEEENSEFLSFRGLFRVHPEDAKSGHIESGQPNSISEGSPGSESFFKRLFRDRDRSIEDSELFSSKILKEKNLVNNGNSDKQSGKPPLPNNAIAELRKGCYYASLELVQSLCDTSYGLVDIFPMEDRKIALRESLTEINSQIASTEKNGGVCFPMGKGIYRVVHIPEDEAVLLNSREKAPYLICVEVLKAEAPSQSKGSDVNKLSKGGIPLANGDVQLPKPPPWAYPLWSRHETQNYETDRMLKSTSQVIDQAMAQLWEAKVKFVNVNFSVEKLGRSRSIAISDSGRRSRQSTADSHDPSGDSEPMADQPMEWVKVTLSAVPGVNMDDVDDNEPIRKKDHRRVPSTIAIEEVKAAALKGAAPPGLPLKGVGQSAQNIDSKAIDGGDPKPTDALAGELWAVKRERIRRFSVHGKLPGWDLRSVIVKSGDDCRQEHLAVQLVAHFYDIYQEAGLPLWLRPYEVIVTSAYTALIETIPDTASIHSIKSRFPNIASLRDYYVAKYEENSPNFKLAQRNFVESMAGYSILCYLLQVKDRHNGNLLIDEEGHIIHIDFGFMLSNSPGGVNFESAPFKLTRELLEVMDSDAEGTPSEFFDYFKVLCIQGFLTCRKHAERIILLVEMLQDSGFPCFKGGPRTIQNLRKRFHLSLTEEQCVSLVLSLISSSMDAWRTRQYDYYQRVLNGIL; from the exons ATGGTGCGGCTTCTCGGGCTGCGGAGCCTGAGCTTCGGGCCGGAGGAGTCGCCGCGGGAGATCacagcggctggcggcgacgcggcggcgcaccCCGTGGGGAGCAGCGGCTGGCTCGTCCGCTTCTTCGACTCCGCCTTCTTCTGCGAGTGGATCGCCGTCAGCTACCTCTACAAGCATGACCACCAGGGGGTGCGCGACTACCTCTGCAACCGCATGTACACGCTCCCGCTCCCTGGCCTCGAGGCCTACCTCTTCCAGGTCTGCTACATGCTCGTGCACAAGCCCAGCCCGTCCCTCGACCGCTTCGTCATCGACACTTGCTCCAAGTCGCTGCGCATTGCGCTCAAGGTGCACTGGCTCCTCGCTgccgagctcgagctcgagGACACCGATGATGTGGATGGGATTGACAGGGTGCAGGAGCAGTGCCAGGTTGCGGCCACGGTGCAGGGAGAGTGGCCACCGCTCGTCCGgcctgcgccgccgtcccctATCGCTAGTCCACGCGGCAATCCCATGCTTAGCAGGATACGCTCTTCGAAGCAGCGCCTTCTGTCCCTTGCCTCATCACCCTCGCTTGGCTTGAGCCCCCCGGCAGGTGTAAGCAATGCAGCTGCTGCAGAGGATGTTGGGGCTAGTGGAGGGAAGCAGCCAGCGACACCGTCATCAGAGGATAACAAGCTACTCAAGAGACTAAGCATTGGACCTAAGGTGCGTGATGCAGCATTATTCTTTAGGCGCTCCGTGGAGAAGGATGACGATCAGGACAAGGAAGGGTTCTTTAAAAGGTTGCTTAGAGACAGCAAGGAcagggaggaagaggatggTGACAAGGAAGGATTTTTCAAGAGGTTGCTTagcaaggagaaggagaaggagaacgaggaggaagaaggagatAGAGATGGCTTCTTCCACAGGTTGCTAAAGGACAGCAAGGATGAGGACGTGGAATTGACACCAAGCTCAGAGGGTTTATTGAAGCGACTTTTCCGTGATAAGGAGGATAGGCAGGGTGAGGATGATGAAAAGGAAGGTTTCTTCCGCAGGATATTTAAGGACAAGAatgaggagaggagagaaagccTGCATGGAAGGCATGGGGATGAGGAAAGAGTGGGCAAGAGCTTGGAGGATGATGATAAAGAAGGGTTCTTCCGCAAAATTTTCAGAGATAAAAATGAGGAGAGGAAAGATGGAGGGCATAGTAAACAGCAAGATGATAAGGAAAAGTCTGTTGGGAACATCGAAGAGGACAAGAGGGATGGTTTTTTCTGGCAACTTTTCAAGGAGAAAAacgaagagaaaaaagaaggcaCTACACCAAACAAGAAAGAGGACGATTACAAAGGACATCGGACCATGGATGATGATAATTTCTTCCGTAGGCTTTTCAAGGACAAGAATGAAGAGAAAAAGGGAGCATCTCATGACAGGAATGATGATGATAAGTGTGAGGAAGGTGACAAGGAAAATTTCTTCCGCAAATTATTTAAAGACAAGCATGAGAGGAGAAGCGAGGTGATTGATaaaaatgatgatgatggtaaGGGGACTAGTGGTATTGATGAAGAGGAAAATTCAGAGTTCTTGTCGTTCCGCGGGTTGTTTAGAGTGCACCCTGAAGATGCTAAGAGTGGGCATATTGAAAGTGGTCAGCCTAACAGTATTTCTGAGGGTAGCCCAGGATCAGAGAGCTTTTTCAAGCGGCTATTCCGAGATAGAGACCGCTCAATTGAAGATTCTGAGCTTTTTAGTTCAAAGATATTGAAAGAG AAAAACCTTGTTAACAATGGAAATAGTGATAAGCAAAGTGGAAAACCACCTTTACCAAACAACGCGATAGCAGAGCTTCGAAAAGGCTGTTACTATGCTTCATTAGAGCTCGTGCAATCTTTGTGTGATACATCTTATGGCCTGGTAGACATATTTCCTATGGAAGATCGGAAGATTGCCCTTCGAGAG TCGCTTACAGAGATCAATTCCCAGATTGCTTCTACCGAGAAAAATGGAG GAGTATGCTTTCCGATGGGAAAGGGTATATATCGAGTGGTTCATATACCTGAAGATGAGGCTGTGCTTCTTAACTCCAGGGAAAAAGCTCCTTATCTTATATGTGTTGAAGTTTTGAAAGCTGAAGCACCAAG TCAGTCCAAAGGGTCAGATGTTAACAAACTGTCAAAAGGTGGGATACCCTTGGCTAATGGAGATGTGCAATTGCCAAAGCCACCTCCATGGGCATATCCTTTGTGGAGTCGGCATGAAACAcaaaattatgaaacagaCAGAATGCTGAAGTCTACCTCTCAGGTTATTGACCAAGCTATGGCTCAATTGTGGGAGGCCAAAgtaaaatttgtaaatgttAATTTCTCAGTTGAGAAACTTGGTCGTTCAAGGAGTATTGCAATTTCTGATTCGGGACGTAGGTCACGACAATCTACAGCAGATTCACATGATCCTTCGGGAGATTCTGAACCAATGGCTGATCAGCCTATGGAGTGGGTAAAGGTTACTTTATCTGCGGTTCCAGGAGTTAACATGGATGATGTTGATGACAATGAACCAATCCGGAAGAAGGACCATCGTCGTGTTCCAAGTACAATCGCCATAGAGGAAGTCAAG GCTGCAGCATTAAAAGGAGCAGCTCCACCTGGTCTTCCACTGAAAGGAGTTGGTCAGAGTGCTCAAAATATAGATTCTAAG GCAATTGATGGTGGAGATCCTAAACCAACTGATGCTTTGGCTGGCGAACTCTGGGCTgttaaaagagagagaatacGGAGGTTTTCCGTTCATGGAAAATTACCTGGCTGGGATCTGCGTTCT GTTATTGTCAAGAGTGGAGATGATTGCCGACAGGAACACTTAGCTGTACAGCTTGTTGCACACTTTTATG ATATATATCAAGAAGCTGGTCTACCACTTTGGCTGCGACCTTATGAAGTTATCGTCACATCTGCATATACAGCGCTAATTGAGACTATTCCTGATACG GCGTCAATTCATTCCATCAAGAGTCGGTTCCCCAATATTGCAAGTCTCCGTGACTACTATGTAGCCAAGTACGAAGAAAATTCTCCGAACTTCAAACTTGCCCAG AGAAACTTTGTGGAAAGCATGGCTGGATATTCAATCCTGTGCTACCTGCTCCAG gtCAAGGATCGTCACAATGGAAATCTCTTAATAGATGAAGAAGGgcatataattcatattgaTTTTGGCTTTATGCTTTCCAACTCTCCTGGAGGGGTTAATTTTGAAAGTGCACCATTTAAACTGACAAGGGAACTTCTTGAA GTGATGGATTCTGATGCAGAGGGAACCCCCAGTGAGTTCTTTGACTACTTCAAG GTTCTATGCATTCAAGGCTTCCTTACTTGCCGGAAGCATGCAGAGCGTATTATACTGCTAGTAGAAATGTTGCAG GATTCTGGCTTCCCGTGCTTTAAAGGTGGTCCTCGCACTATTCAGAATTTGAGGAAGAGGTTCCACTTGAGTCTTACTGAAGAG CAATGTGTGTCTCTGGTGCTTTCACTGATCAGTAGCAGCATGGATGCCTGGCGTACTCGGCAGTATGATTACTACCAGAGAGTATTGAATGGGATTTTATGA